CGCAAGTTGAGACACTTGAGAGTAATGGACATCACTTTTGATCCACATGGAATTACATCTGGTGTCAAACCTTGTTCTAATAGCCAGCTTAACACAAACTGCCCAtcgaatctaaaaaataaaaaaaaataattaatttaccgaTGTGGAAAAATAAGAAAGAGAAACATTTACTTGTGAAAGATTATACTTACCCTTTCATGTTATGAGCAATAGCTGTATACCCCTTATGCTCTGGTGAATATAACCATGCACAAAAATCTTGACAGGCACTGTAACCTTTAAATATCATTTCTTCACCACCTGCGTACTGAGCGACAGCAAAGTTGACTTTATGCTCCCCCGAAGACTGGTCTGTCtcaaaatcaaagaaaatgagCTTTTCGGAGGAAGGCTTTGGTTCTATGGTGCGTAAGTAACACCGGTGTTCACTAGCTATGACGTAGTTATCACAACTAGGACATTTGGTGGTTCCGCATACATGCTTATCCTTTGCACATTCTCGCCGCAAAATAACCTTACAGCATTTTCTACACTGATACatctaaaaagaataaataaataaatcaaaataaacacTGTTGGGCCTTCAAAATATGGTAACTGAAACTAGGTACGAAAAAAAGTCTTTAGAGGGACTTACCACATCACACAAGGATAGCTCTTGATTTCCACTAGTAGCCTTATGAGCCTCGAAACAAGCTGTAGAGCGACATAACCGCTCGCAGTCCAGACACCTTATGGGTTCCCCAAGCGTGCACTGCTTCCTTAAGCAAATGTGGCAACTATCTGGGCAACGATGAGCATGAGCATTTTGATAAGGCTTATCGCAGGACTCGCAATAGAAGTGGGAGCCATAAAATCCTCTTagatttttgatgacgttaaaatGCTCCTTATGTAGATACAAGTTTATTCGCTTGCCCCGATTTGGACCTTTGTACGAAacctaaaaaaaggaaatatatgaaaataaatagcACTAATAAAATAGATATCAATACGGAAATGTCagcatgaatgaataaaaatataccttgttcaTTTCTTCTGTTGATATCACTGCAATTTGTACCCCTAAATGTTTCTCAAACTCTGCTATTTCCGCGTACGTACAGGGACCTAAAGGTACACCGGATGCAGCATGTAACTCCTTAGCCCGGTTCAACAGAGTCAGgcgatttcgttttttaaacGATTCGATAGCCGTGCGGTCATTGTCCAGGTGAGCTAATGCACAGACAATGGCCATTGCACAACAGAGTCCTTCACTGTCAGTCGGGATTGTAATGACGGACCTTTTATTAAGACAATCCACGTCCGGGTTTAACATTCTCCGTCGACCTGCTCCCACGTCTCGACGAATAGTGACCACGTCAGCTGAAAAACCGGAATCCAAAGCAATCTCGTCCTTCGATTGCAACACTTTGAGAATTGCAGCCATGACTGTTTCCAATGTGAGATCTGATACAGGCATCAGTCGTGTTGAAATGGGCTTGTCTAAACCGTCAGCTTGAATATAAATACGAATCAGATCCGTCGGCCTCAAATCTTCACTAGCACGACGAATTATCATTCTGAATAGTTCTCGAACGGAACTAATTGCTGCGACCAACGGCTTACCGCGAAGTTCCTCGGGCAACTTCTCCAGATCTACCTTAGCTCTGAAAGTTTTCTGACTCGCCTTATATTTTTCGATCCAACGCCCTTGAATCAATTCCATTTGCAATGCAGCTTCCAtctatataaaaaagaaaaacgtgttACTCAAATTGTCAAAATTCcacaattaattttgttaatagttTACTTACATCTTGAGCGTCATCTATTTCTCTTTCATCAAATTCGGGTTCAGCATGAGAAGGACCTCGGGTATTCTATAAGGATTGAAAAAAAGAGAGTCATAAAAAACGCGGATTGCTCAATACAGTAAAACTAACttcataataatcataaaaaaaagagtTACCTCAAAACCCGAGCCATTTTGGTTATTCACCTTAAACACTTCTGATGCTTCAGCAAAAGACTGGGTGTCTTCTCCAAtaacctaaaataaaaatatcgtaaCATTCATGAAATCCGCtatgtgttaaaaataataataataaagtttaaataaGTATAACTCCTTACATCGTTGTCATCAATTTCGTAAAATTCTTGAGTCGGCTCTCCTATCAACTGTAAAAAtagaaaagagttttaaaataaacaaactctACGAAAAAGACAAGTACATATGGAAATTAACTCAAAAGTAAATTCTAAAGCTAAAGctatttataaaaagaaatgcaTAGACaattagaagaaaattttaaaatacttacgTCGTCGTCAGAATCCCTTAGTTCTTCAGCATActgtaaaagagaaaataaaaattaatgaactcGCCTGAATATCTTTAaagctaaaataaaatgaataagacAAATTTACTTACATTGCTAGAAGCTTCATCCAGTGTTCTCTTATTTCCAATAGGCATGTTGAATACTCGACAGAGGGCAAGAAAAAATGCCAACAAACTGTTGctcaaaaattctgaaactgagaTAACCAACTGAAGGAATTGGTATTTATGTGGTCTAACCTATGACGTATGTGATGTCGTCAACATGGAACTCGCCAATCCCATTAACGGGAACGACATGACGTCAGCAAGAAACAAACAGTTGTAGCGCCCTCTAACAGTCATAGTGCACATGGATTTAAATCCTGTTCACTCTTGTCTGGACTCATTGCCTGCGTGTTCATGACATGAACAACTTTGGGCAACCTTAGACGAAGGGGAAATATGTTGAGTCATTTGCTTTACATGTTTGTGCAAATCTTGGAGCCACTTGAAATAGAGCAATATCATTGCATTAGTTTTTCACTCTcataaatactttaaatatgttcgaaaaagaacgaaacaaaaaaattagagttacttttttttttaaacacatttataccttttttttttttatgaattgtaaTACTAATgttttagattgttttttttttcctttcacaaaCATTGTTCGAATTGAAGTACTTGAACTTagacttttttttcctctaaaagtatatatatattgtttaaatATCCATTATatgcttttgtaaaaatattgtaaGGCAATGAAAACACAAACTTATTCTGAGCAATGACATTTTATTTGGAAACTAAATATTTACATACAATCATTTTCTGTACATAAATACAAATTACAGTTGAagcaattattcaaaaaattcgaATGCATCCGCTGGGCACAGTTTCTCTCGGGCtaatcttaatattttatttaattgagcttgttttaaaaacagttcgGTAAGGTACATTGCAGGCTTCATGTTCAGGAAGGGCTGTTCTTCCCATAGCTTCTCTCGAAATGATTCTGCGATATCCTCTATTTCAATTGTAAAGGCTACCGAATTGAAATCCTCAATACGATTTCCCCACAATTCCTCAGCCAATATTTTGGGCTGCTTGAGACCTTTTTCTTTCATGATGCTGCATATGATGAATTCCAACACGTTGAAAAGGTACTGGGTACCTAAACCGCTATCTAGAGATTCAGGTAGAAGGTTCTTGGCTAAAGGTGTGTCCGCGATCGAACTATAAGCCGAAAAGAAGTCCATTGCTGCAAACTGGTGGTCTAGAAGAATATTGGAGATAGGATTGTATTGGCGGATCATTTCATCCCACTGCTCTGCAGACAGTGTTAGGGATCGGGTGTTCGATTTCTCTGTTTGTGCTAAACGGGTGAACTTAAAATTCGCAAAATCAGAGctctcgatggtcagttcatgtTCAAATAATGTTTGCAGTTCCCTGTTTGTTTGAGGCAAAGTTTTCCTTCCAAGAAGGTACGGAATCCACCAGGCGCGTAGAGTTATGCCTTCGGTCGTAGGGTAAAACTTCTCCCCGTATTTTTGAAACTTCCTTACATGAAGACTAACAGTTGACTTGTAAGTAGCTGCATACACGAAAACATCCTCTCCAATGGGAAACATCCCTTTCGGTATGTTTTTCTCCATAAAAGGTATCccagtttcttcattttttgaagatttaGCTATTCTTTGCGGTTCTTCACTTTTTCGTTTCAGACTGTTAGAGTTCATCGTGAAATAAAATTGTAGATCTTAGTTCAAGCGCTGTGCGAAGGAAACTGATGTCTGGTGTGAGTTGGAGATCTTATATGCTTGCTGAAATGATCTCTGATTGGTCAAGTTTTCTGTGACGTAATTGATGACGTATGTAACCATTGCTTAAGCATGTAGCAAAATCTTTTGTTCGACATAAAACATGTTAGAACGTGTAGGAACGACACCAGACGTCATTAAACTCTTGTTTGACAGAAAAAACATTCAAGTCTTTCATAAATAACGTACACCTACCGAAGTCGCCATGGCATGGTTGGTAAAGCGTGCGCCAAATCATCTGTGGTTCCTTTATGCATTAGGGTCTCAGGTTCGAATCGCaccagaaacatttaatttttttttcaaccaaaataaataactaaagtaaaatgaaaatatatatacatatttacaaaaatgtcataaataatccgatagatggcgccaccatcGTTCAACCATTTAAATTAGTTTCCATTACCTCCAAAATaatccaatagatggcgccactaattttttttctagcaagCAATATTTCTCacatctcaaaaaatatttctttattgctCCCAGCTTTCgacagatggcgccactactgagAGTTGTCCATGTAAAGCTTTATTATCCTTCCCTACTAACTGCTTAGTCCGGTCTAGTGGTTAGCTCATCCTCGTTCGGAGCTAAAGGTCacgggttcaaatcccagggagagcattttagaatattaccctcgtaaatatttcagaataatttcaataaaataaattaattaaaaaaacaaattaattaaattaaaccaTTCAAGCTCAGACATGAATAAACATGATAAATGACGTAATACAAGATGGCGGATGATTCAAGATGGCGTCGTTCATGACGTCATAGATGACGTCATCACACCCTCGTAAAAGACgacaagaaatcagtgacgtcatcctaaaaaTACCCTCGTAGAAGACTACgagaaatcagtgacgtcatcctaaaaaTACCCTCGTAGAAGACTACGAgaaaaatccaagatggcggacgaccACGCCCCCTTCAGgactgttgagttgttttcctccttctgcccCTATAGTGGCCTACTTACTACTGACGTATAGATATAACTTACCCAGTGGTGCCCATTCCCCtctccccccaagttcaatggtgcGAATCCCCCCCCCTGCTAATTTatctcaaccctcttttcctttttcattttttattttttttttactttcttatttaatttatgttcaaacattttttatttatttatttatttttaattattattactattttatttgaaatgttatgtgctacgccaatgacatacacacacacacacacacactaaataaatcaatgaaataaaatataaacagaataaaataaaataaaaaaattttaatttcaaataaatcagtaaattcatataaataaatttaaaaaaattgaaaaataccccccctccccccccccccaaaaaaaaaaacctaatggcgcaacttgcgccataatcttcctctgtgggcacccctgaacctACCCTAATTATGGATATCAAACACTCTCGATTTTCTATCCTAGAAAACTGAGCACTCATTTGACAGTCTACCGACAATTAATAAGCTATGTAGAAACCGCAATCTAACATATGCTAAGATTGAAAATGTAGTGGTTTTGCTTACTTTCTACTTCTAATTGTAAATAATAGACTAAACTACGAATATACATTTTCATTAtaggtaatattttttgatggaatagaaaaaataaggtaataaacaaatataaaatgctcaaattttgcagttaaaaaagaCTGAAATGTAAAAAGTTTCACAGTTTACTTCTTTAGGTTCATCTCAGATATTGCATTGATAATGACTGCACAAAAGTACTGAATGTATGGTTTTGAATATTAGGAATTTTACTAGAAATACTTCCTTTAAAATGTTAACTATACTCAGGCccaaattttgaaaactatacACATTCCCCTGAAAAAATGATAGCTAATCTGTAACATAAAAttacttgtttaaaattttttggtaaaatatattatcaacatcCAAGTTGTGAAAAGTAAGCAAATTTTACTTCGTGCACAAAACTGAAGATACATACAAACTGGTAAAAAAGTATGCACAACAAGGCCATATTAAAACGCATAGGCACAGTCTCAGGGCACCAAAATTTCGGGGACACCAAATTTGaagttaaagtttcaaaaatctgaaGTACTTTCATATTGCACGAAAGCAAggtgtgaaaattaaatgttgaaaaatatatatatctccttaaaattttaaatgtagagAGGAGGAGGGTGACACGAAAAAATTGTGCCCAAGTGTGGTCAAAAATCATAGTCCGGGCCCTGATGTACAACACGCAAACCTTTACGTAATTAAACTGAATCATGTAATGACTGAGAAGCAAATCCTATAtcattcattaaataattttaatgttcattaaatgataatttatttaaaaaggaaaggaaaacataattattttggaCCAACGTAAAGCACGAAGTAAAACTTACTTTTGTGCAGAAGCAGCGTATAAAAAGGGCTACCGTTATTGATgcatactgccgtgggaaggtaaagctgcagaaatgagtttttgagatatttgaagaaatgcgtttcgaattcaatactaacaagagTGAAATTTTCCTCCTTTGACTTCGATTTCGCATTATATTTTCAGCGGCAACCAAATATAAgcaatcttctttatcttcttaagtaataataaagctgaaagtctagatctttgtctggatgtctagatgtctgttacgcgcatagcgcctagaccgttaggccgattttcatgaaatttcacaCAAAATCAGTTCGTAGGGTAAGAATGAGTACCTTGAAGCAAttattcaaaaattcgatttttttttctttttctattccaattttaagaacattttaccgagcaaattatcataacgtggacgagcaattTATCATatcgtgggcgagcaaattatcataacgtggacgagcaaattaacatagcaaagcggcgagaaattcatcatatattatttgtaaatatacaggcgaaccaaatgaccttttaattctctactacgggcaaaaccgtgcgggtaccactagtgtccAATAAAGCTCAAGTACAATAAATAGCAAACAttcatataaatgaaaaaaaaaatgtatatactgcgctttaccttcaaACGACAACACATGCTCAGCATCTGGaatcttaaaacatttttgcaatgtaAAAGTTGTTCTCTGTATCCCTGAATCCGAAATAcacatataaaaaatatttactacaaTTTTcctcttatttatattttattttgcataaaagcagttttttatgaaaatatttctaaacgCAAGAAATGTTATCCCAAAACTGATGATGTATGGTTCTTTTGattaacatcaaaataaaaattactccCTGTTATTTAACATTCATAGTTTTACATTAGCcctaatttattgtttttttttaacctttttattttattattattttttttaatttattaattaatttcattactaatttttatatttttattcatttatatgtttttatatctatatttgttttgttctaattaatttagggtcattccatagaaatgtcaaccacaacctcagaaattttttttccacaaagccttaattgtgacctatcatttcattcagcatactttctagtacataaatccagtagcagtttgcaaaaatttcattcggtgtttttcttctggctctaaacgtgcgaggttgtagaaaaggcttagcatgtgcaaaaaacattcgtctacgttttcttgtgtaatgtaaaatttttaaaattttttaaaagaacaatgtttattctaaatgattagatgttggcccaataaaattgactgttctttttgcatacattataagataagtattttaattagtttggttatttcactgaaaatatttacgttacgttagtcacgaaaatgtactattttctgcttaaaaactaaaccagttgattgaaccaaacagcaatttctattttcttacatctgtgtcatatctacttaaaaaatgcaaaatatttatttcagtatcagtagatataaaataattagtgtgactaacgtaacatttgagctgtgactaacgtaacagtttgcatgtgactaacattacgttttaaaaatgactgctaatatttaaaacttatttaatttaatgtacattttcatgaacagttttgaatatgtaggcattctatattgattaaaaaaataaaggttgaaaaatactattaaaattacaTTGGATAGACCTTTTGTTTactcagaaaaatactttttaaaaggtctttataaagatactttcaatttaaagaattattaaaaaagaaaaaaggtgagcaaagtgaaatgagtactctgctgaatgtgtaTTCAACACAAggatccaagcttaagaattaagataatagaaaaacagtcttaacaaagaagatcgtctctattttttagaaaatacatctccacctattattaaaatgaagtaatggctgatcgttggaaaacatttgaagatgttacatgatacagtgacaataagcgctgctacCATAcgtttcagaaaatgcaagaatgatcatttagaaattcaaacatttgcggtgatatctggaattaaaatgcattctgaaaaaacgttcgaatatttttttttaaatattacattttaattcaaaggcATGCACAACAATGTGtgtcgttcgatgaatcagtaaaccttaaaaaataatatgccattaagtactacggagtttcttatgacgataactagtatatcggcagactACTAGAATTCGATGGAACTATcaatttgcataaagttaattttttaaaagacagatatataggatttaattagcccaagaatgatgttattcagttgtaaaagcagttttttttttaatttgtttatttttttttcgcacattcaaattgagttaattgaactgaatccttccattcaatttcttacactaatatagaaaaaaagtaaagaaagaaccaaaatgcaacacaaagaaggttcctaaaaaaataaaagtaatataagagcaagaagttaattataaaaagttttttatgtgcattcattgcttgttattcgatggttacgttagtcacgttacgttagttacacacagtttttcgtaaaagtaccattaagggccaaaaaagattcctctgtaacaaatctgtagtacatttttaaaaatagattgtttacttcttacaaatatatcggccaattttaaatgcctgcgtaagtttcagaaaaatttgcctcgtaacataagcattgtttctcagggttgcaaaaatgttacgttagtcacgaagcctatttggtgaaaaaacacctgccagcgcttaatttgcttcaaattcttggtagaaatgaaaaatagtcaccttgtatattttaaatctgcatattaaaccaaaacacatttttttgactcttggtgtaagtaaaaagagtttgaaaatcagctgcgaatgttacgttagtcactatggaatgaccatttactattattttatctattttttgtcATTCAAGATAAagcatttttagttttaagtCGTTTTAATGTAatccgttttttaaattaaataacagtCATTATCGTACCGCAGGTAGACTcatagcattttttattttttcgattgcGTTGATCAGAAATCActtaagataaaaaaagaaaataatattatcaatGGACTACAACTAGTTCATTGACATTCAGGCATTAAACAACGGTTTTCTTGATACAAGTTTGAAAACAAGAAGAAACGAAAAGAAATTTTCGTCATTCTTTTGTATAAGATTTTAATAGGCAACTATCATCATTCATCAGAATAAGGTCAAGACCTCTTTGCAATAAATTCGTCCATTGTATACGAAAGCTAAACAGTAACAATTATCCCCCAAAGTAATGAAACACTCGATGCATCAGAGCGACAATGGTTACTTCCCCCATTAGCGATTTTAGTCGCTTAGACGTTTGTAAAGAAACTATATTTTACTTACTAAAATGACCGCTTCTTTTGCTTTTTAACCTCAAATATTCGCGCGTTGTGTTTGAGTAATGGTGAAAAGAACTTAGGGTCAATCTTTTGAATGCAGGTTTTCGATGGTCGCCAGATAGCTCCTTCTAGCCCAAGGCATCTTAAGAAAAAGCGCCAGCTTTAAAGCAAGGTTAACGTCCATGCAGTCCGCTTAAGAACTACTTTTTACGAACTATCTTTGAAATCTAATAGTATATTGTAACCTGGCCATCTACTAACATaacagaaagatttttttttttttttttttctgaactggaGGAGTGGTGTTCTAGGAGGAGTGCATATTAAAATATATCTACGACATCAGTGATATACTTTGCAATTTGAAGGCAGACTTCaggaaataaactttattttccttCCTTAATCTAGAAAAgtattcgttgatttttgaggtGTTTGAAGATCGAGAAGATTCTATAGCTTATAATCTGCGGCATTTTTCTggttttgtatttttaagaatCAGAACTGGAAACTGACAAATTAAACTCGGCTATTGCTGTCCACTTCGTGATGTGTACTGCTATTATTTGGGATGAAATTTCCGCATTTCTGAAGGATCTGTGCCACATATGCATGAATAgacaattctttttttaatgaattaacaGAAGTATTTTCAAATTCGTGCGtcataattttattctttctctAGAATTGTATTCAGAATTATTTCTTTCTAACTTTTCAAACTTCTTTAACCTGGTCGCAACGTAATTACAATCGTTTAGGTTAcagttttaataaagaaatttttttatggtGAACAGTTTTGTCAGCTTCAGTAAATCCTAGAACTAATACTGAAGCTTGCAAGGCATTTAAAAGACGCTTGTTTATTTTTATGAACGATAACATTTCAGCAAGTTGCCCGactaatatttcaattaaataggTTGATTTTATCAGTTAATACAATACGaaagaggttttaaaaaattcctttcttAATATTACTTTactattcactgtaaaaacgattcagaaacattcctggaaaataataggcagctgaggTGCCCATTTTCTTCCAGTAactta
This sequence is a window from Uloborus diversus isolate 005 chromosome 10, Udiv.v.3.1, whole genome shotgun sequence. Protein-coding genes within it:
- the LOC129231727 gene encoding uncharacterized protein LOC129231727, which translates into the protein MPIGNKRTLDEASSNYAEELRDSDDDVIGEDTQSFAEASEVFKVNNQNGSGFENTRGPSHAEPEFDEREIDDAQDMEAALQMELIQGRWIEKYKASQKTFRAKVDLEKLPEELRGKPLVAAISSVRELFRMIIRRASEDLRPTDLIRIYIQADGLDKPISTRLMPVSDLTLETVMAAILKVLQSKDEIALDSGFSADVVTIRRDVGAGRRRMLNPDVDCLNKRSVITIPTDSEGLCCAMAIVCALAHLDNDRTAIESFKKRNRLTLLNRAKELHAASGVPLGPCTYAEIAEFEKHLGVQIAVISTEEMNKVYFYSFMLTFPY